The Bacillota bacterium nucleotide sequence TGACGGCGGAGCCGGCGCGGATCGCCGTGAGCATCAACCGCAGCAACCTGACCCACGAATACATCGCCAGGAGCGGCACCTTGGCCGTTTCCTGCCTCGACGAGACGACGCCCATGGAGTTCATCGGGCTCTTCGGCTTCAAGACCGGGCGCGAGGTCGACAAGGTGTCGCAAGTACCGTATCGTCAAGGGGCGACCGGCTGCCCGGTGATCACCGAGAACGCCATCTCGATCATCGAGGCCAAGGTCGTCGACAAGCTCGACGTCGGCACCCACACCATCTTTGTCGGCCAGGTCGTCGCCGCCGAGGTCCTGCGCCAGGGAAAGCCGATGACCTATGCCTTCTATCAGGAGAACAAGAAGGGCCGGGCGCCCAAGAACGCCCCGACCTATCACGCCCCCGAGGCCGAGGCGAAGCCGGCCGAGGCGAAGCCCGGGTCGGCGATGAAGAAGTACGTCTGCGGTGTCTGCGGTTACGTCTACGACCCGGCCGCCGGCGATCCGGACGGCGACATCCCGCCGGGCACCCCCTTCGAGAGCCTCCCGCCCGACTGGAAATGCCCGGTCTGCGGGGCGGCCAAGGATCAATTCTCTCCGCAGTGAGGCAGCAAGGATAACCCGCCTCCGTCCTTGGGACCCTAGCACCGGGTTCCGGAAAGGGGCGGGTTTAATCTTGAGCAGCACCAGCAGGACAAGAGCCGTTTGGATGACCGTGGCCCTTGTGGTCTTGGTCTTGGCCGCCGGGGCCTGGCTGATGTGGCCCCCGGCCCGCGGGCGTTTCCGAGGCGTGGCGATGAAGCCGCTGCCGGCCCCGACGGGAACGACCTCCGCCGTGGAGCAGGGCCGCGAAATCTTCCGGTACGAGACGTATGGTGACGAATACTTCTTCACCGACGACCTGAAGTTGCCATTCTGGCTGCTGGTTCGGATTCCGGCGCCGATCCGCGAGAAGACCCTGGGGGTCATGACCGACCGGGAGGGCAAGATCGTCGGCCTCGAGCCCAAGGTCGGGAAAGACGGCAAGACCCGCTTCGGCGTCACCTGCGCCCTTTGCCACAGCGTGGTCAACGAGAAAGGAGAGCGGCTCGACGGCGTCCCCAACCACCGCCTGAAGCTCGGCACCATCCTGGCCCTGTCGCCGACCATCAGCCGGGCCCAGCGATCGGTCTTCCTCAGCTGGGGCCCCGGACGTCTGGACATTACTTCCGCCAATGAGGCTGAAGACAACATCAACAACCCGGCCAAGATGGAAGCGGCCTTCGGCACCAAGGGCATCAAGTGGTTCAACTTCAACGGGACCTTCGACAGCGCCGCCGAGCGCAGCCATTTCACCATGGACATCGTCGCTCACGGCAACGGCGAGTTCGTTCCCCCGGCCAAATGGGGGATTGTCAACAAGGATCTCGGTGACGGGATCGACTTCATTGGACCGAAGATGCCGGCTCTGGTGACCTACCTGGAGACCCTCGAGCCCCCGTTCCCCAAGCCCGGCTCATACGACCCGGCCATGGCGGCCAGGGGCAAGGTCCTGTTCATGGGCAAGGCCCGTTGCGCCCGTTGCCACACCCCTCCGCTCTACACCAACAACCAGAAGGTCAAGCCGACCGAGGTCGGGACCGATCCGGCCCACGCCGACTCACCCGTGTTCAAGGACGGAACCTACAAGGTTCCCCAACTGCGCGGGGTATGGATAACCGCGCCCTACTTCCATGACGGCAGCGCCAAGACTCTAAAAGACGTGGTCAATCACTACGACAAGCATTTCGGGTTGAACCTGACCGAAGCAGAGAAGAACGATCTGGTTGAGTTCCTGAAATCGCTGCCTGAACGGAGCCAATAGGACTCGGACCCGACACGCACGACCCGGCGGCCGCCGCTCTTGCCGCGGACGGCCCTTTCTTCCGTTTTCTTGACGTAACATGGTCGTGTGCTATAATTTAGAGTGTTTCAATCGATTCATCAGCCGGCGCGGGTGATTCATCAGCCGGCGCGGGCCCATAGCTCAGTGGTTAGAGCTACCGGCTCATAACCGGTTGGTCCCTGGTTCAAATCCAGGTGGGCCCACAAGTCGCGAAGGCCCGGGGGGTTGTCCCCGGGCCCTTTTCTTATTTGACCATTCCAGAGAAAATTGTCACGAGCGTCGTGAAACCCAATCATAGCTGGGCATAAAGTCCAACATCGGCATGCCGCCACAACCTCGAAACGATGTACGCCCTGTGAAAATCGCGCGAGAAGGCAGGTGCCCGACAGGAGGCGCCGAAAGCCCGGTACCGCTCCGGGGCCCCGGTCCTTGATTGCCCAGGGGTGAGTGAAAATGCTCGAACTGGCTATCCTCGGTCTCTTGAAAGACGGCCCGGTTCACGGCTACGAGCTGAAGGGCAAGGTCGGATGGGTCACGGGTGCTTACCGTCCGGTCAGCGACGGCGCCCTGTATCCGGCCATTGGTCGCCTGGAGGCAAAAGGCTTGCTCGAGCGCCACCCGCCTTCGGCTGGGAAGACCAGCGCCCCGCGGGTCGTCCTCTCCCTGACCGCGGCCGGCGAGGCGGAATTCCTCGAACGCCTGCGACGCCGGCGCCCGGCGGATGTGTCCAACGCCGCCCGGTATTTCGTCATTCTGGCCTTTTTCGGCCACCTGACACGCTCGCAGCAAGGCTCGCTCCTGCGACGCCGGCTCGCCTTCCTCAGGAATCACGGGTGTCGGCGGTGCGCGGTCCCCTTCGGCGTCGGGTGCTTGAGCTGACTT carries:
- a CDS encoding PadR family transcriptional regulator, giving the protein MLELAILGLLKDGPVHGYELKGKVGWVTGAYRPVSDGALYPAIGRLEAKGLLERHPPSAGKTSAPRVVLSLTAAGEAEFLERLRRRRPADVSNAARYFVILAFFGHLTRSQQGSLLRRRLAFLRNHGCRRCAVPFGVGCLS
- a CDS encoding flavin reductase; its protein translation is MGDENAAKPEGAKSEINSKALWSIAYGLYVVTSHDGDKLNGQIANTVFQVTAEPARIAVSINRSNLTHEYIARSGTLAVSCLDETTPMEFIGLFGFKTGREVDKVSQVPYRQGATGCPVITENAISIIEAKVVDKLDVGTHTIFVGQVVAAEVLRQGKPMTYAFYQENKKGRAPKNAPTYHAPEAEAKPAEAKPGSAMKKYVCGVCGYVYDPAAGDPDGDIPPGTPFESLPPDWKCPVCGAAKDQFSPQ